A portion of the Fusobacterium nucleatum genome contains these proteins:
- a CDS encoding sodium/glutamate symporter encodes MEEINVLKFDMFTTLMLAVLAIYFGDFMRKIFPILKKYCLPASVVGGTVFALISLLLFKMGIVQLDFDYKAINQLFYCIFFAASGAAASMALLKKGGKLVAIFAVLAAILAACQNGMALVVGKFMNIDPLISMMTGSIPMTGGHGNAASFAPIAVDAGAPAAIEVAIAAATFGLISGCMLGGPFGNFLVKRFKLEGSTSNEQAMGEIDAEGESGNLLVDKPNIIQAVFLMCIAIGIGKIIELGLKSIQENTGWKVALPIHVCCMFAGIVIRLIYDRKEGNHDVLYESIDIVGEFSLALFVSMSIITMKLWQLSGLGLALVVLLIAQLVLIVTFCYFLTFRLLGKNYDAAVMAVGHMGFGLGAVPVSMTTMQAVCKKYRYSKLAFFVVPVIGGFISNLTNAVIITKFLDLAKDLHTIWIS; translated from the coding sequence ATGGAAGAAATAAATGTGTTAAAATTTGATATGTTTACAACACTGATGTTAGCAGTCTTAGCAATCTATTTTGGAGATTTCATGAGAAAAATATTTCCAATTTTGAAAAAATATTGTTTGCCAGCTTCTGTTGTTGGGGGTACTGTGTTTGCATTAATATCATTGTTACTTTTTAAAATGGGAATAGTTCAGCTAGATTTTGATTACAAGGCAATAAATCAATTGTTCTATTGTATATTCTTTGCAGCAAGTGGAGCAGCAGCAAGTATGGCACTTTTGAAAAAAGGTGGAAAACTTGTTGCAATATTTGCAGTATTGGCAGCAATTTTAGCAGCTTGTCAAAATGGAATGGCCTTAGTAGTTGGTAAATTTATGAATATAGATCCACTAATTTCAATGATGACAGGAAGTATACCAATGACAGGTGGACATGGAAATGCAGCATCATTTGCACCAATAGCAGTTGATGCAGGAGCACCAGCAGCTATAGAAGTTGCAATAGCAGCAGCTACATTTGGATTAATTTCAGGTTGTATGCTTGGAGGACCTTTTGGAAATTTCTTAGTAAAGAGATTTAAGTTGGAAGGTTCTACATCAAATGAACAAGCAATGGGTGAAATAGATGCAGAAGGTGAATCAGGAAATTTATTAGTTGATAAGCCAAACATTATTCAAGCTGTATTTTTAATGTGTATTGCAATAGGAATAGGAAAAATAATAGAACTAGGACTTAAATCTATACAAGAAAATACTGGTTGGAAAGTGGCACTACCAATACATGTATGTTGCATGTTTGCAGGGATTGTGATAAGACTGATTTATGATAGAAAAGAAGGAAATCATGATGTTTTATATGAATCAATTGATATAGTTGGAGAATTCTCATTAGCACTATTTGTTTCTATGTCAATTATTACTATGAAATTATGGCAATTATCTGGATTAGGATTAGCATTAGTGGTATTATTAATTGCACAATTAGTATTAATTGTAACATTCTGTTATTTCTTAACATTTAGATTATTAGGAAAGAACTACGACGCAGCAGTTATGGCAGTTGGACATATGGGATTTGGATTAGGAGCAGTTCCTGTATCTATGACTACTATGCAAGCTGTTTGTAAAAAATATAGATATTCTAAGTTAGCATTCTTTGTAGTTCCAGTAATTGGAGGGTTTATAAGTAACCTTACAAATGCTGTAATAATAACTAAATTCTTAGATTTAGCTAAGGATTTACATACTATATGGATAAGTTAA
- a CDS encoding acyl-CoA dehydratase activase produces the protein MSNVFTMGIDVGSTASKCVILKDGKEIVAKSVISVGTGTSGPARAMKEALEQIGLSSVNELQGAVATGYGRNSLAEVPAQMSELSCHAKGAYFLFPNVHSIIDIGGQDSKALKIGDNGMLENFVMNDKCAAGTGRFLDVIAKVLEVDLEDLEKLDEKSTVDVAISSTCTVFAESEVISQLAKGTKIEDIVKGIHTAIASRVGSLAKRIGIKDDVVMTGGVALNKGMVRALERNLGFKLHTNEYCQLNGAIGAALFAYQKYTMTHQ, from the coding sequence ATGAGTAATGTTTTTACTATGGGAATAGATGTTGGATCAACAGCATCTAAATGTGTAATATTAAAAGATGGTAAAGAAATCGTTGCAAAATCTGTTATATCAGTAGGGACAGGAACCAGTGGACCAGCTAGAGCTATGAAAGAAGCATTAGAGCAAATTGGATTGAGTTCTGTTAATGAGCTTCAAGGAGCAGTTGCAACTGGTTATGGAAGAAACTCATTAGCAGAAGTGCCAGCTCAAATGTCTGAATTATCTTGTCATGCGAAAGGAGCATATTTTCTATTTCCAAATGTTCACTCAATTATAGATATTGGTGGTCAAGATTCAAAAGCATTGAAAATTGGAGACAATGGAATGCTTGAAAATTTTGTTATGAATGATAAATGTGCAGCAGGAACAGGAAGATTTTTAGATGTAATTGCAAAGGTTTTAGAAGTAGACTTAGAAGACTTAGAAAAATTAGATGAAAAATCTACTGTTGATGTAGCAATAAGTTCGACTTGTACTGTATTTGCAGAATCAGAAGTAATTTCGCAACTTGCAAAAGGAACAAAAATTGAAGATATAGTAAAAGGTATTCACACTGCTATAGCTAGCCGTGTTGGAAGCTTGGCAAAAAGAATAGGTATAAAAGATGATGTTGTTATGACTGGTGGAGTTGCACTTAATAAAGGTATGGTTAGAGCCTTGGAAAGAAACTTAGGTTTTAAATTACATACAAATGAATACTGTCAATTAAATGGGGCAATAGGAGCAGCATTATTTGCTTATCAAAAATATACAATGACTCATCAATAA
- a CDS encoding 2-hydroxyacyl-CoA dehydratase subunit D: protein MAGKMEKLPNKKPRPIEGHKPAAAILRGVVDKVYANAWEAKKRGELVGWSSSKFPIELAKAFDLNVVYPENHAASTAAKKDGLRLCQAAEDMGYDNDICGYARISLAYAAGEPTDARRMPQPDFLLCCNNICNMMTKWYENIARIHNIPLIMIDIPFSNTVDTPEEKVDYLIGQFDHAIKQLEELTGKKFDEKKFEDACARANRTAAAWLKSCKYMGYKPSPLSGFDLFNHMADIVAARCDEEAAMGFELLADEFEQSIKEGTSTWEYPEEHRILFEGIPCWPGLKPLFEPLKDNGVNVTAVVYAPAFGFRYNNVREMAAAYCKAPCSVCIETGVEWRETMAKENGISGALVNYNRSCKPWSGAMPEIERRWKEDLGIPVVHFDGDQADERNFSTEQYNTRVQGLVEIMQERKEEKLAKGEEVYTNFENTKETDWSKETIKH, encoded by the coding sequence ATGGCTGGAAAAATGGAAAAATTACCTAATAAAAAACCTAGACCAATAGAAGGACATAAACCTGCTGCGGCTATATTAAGAGGTGTTGTTGATAAAGTTTATGCAAATGCTTGGGAAGCAAAAAAGAGAGGAGAATTAGTTGGATGGAGTTCATCTAAATTCCCTATTGAACTTGCTAAGGCATTTGACTTAAATGTTGTGTATCCTGAAAATCATGCTGCATCAACAGCAGCTAAAAAAGATGGATTAAGACTTTGTCAAGCTGCGGAAGATATGGGATATGACAATGATATTTGTGGATATGCAAGAATCAGCTTAGCTTATGCTGCTGGTGAACCAACAGATGCAAGAAGAATGCCACAACCAGACTTCTTACTATGTTGTAATAACATCTGTAATATGATGACTAAATGGTATGAAAATATAGCAAGAATACATAATATTCCATTAATAATGATAGATATACCATTCTCAAATACAGTAGACACACCAGAAGAAAAAGTTGATTATTTAATAGGACAATTTGATCATGCTATTAAACAATTAGAAGAATTAACAGGAAAGAAATTTGATGAAAAAAAATTTGAAGATGCTTGTGCAAGAGCAAATAGAACTGCTGCTGCTTGGTTAAAATCTTGTAAATATATGGGATATAAACCATCTCCATTAAGTGGATTTGATTTATTTAACCATATGGCAGACATTGTTGCAGCAAGATGTGATGAAGAAGCTGCTATGGGATTTGAATTACTTGCAGATGAATTTGAACAATCTATAAAAGAAGGAACATCAACTTGGGAATATCCAGAAGAACACAGAATCTTATTTGAAGGAATTCCTTGTTGGCCAGGATTAAAACCATTATTTGAACCTTTAAAAGATAATGGAGTAAATGTTACTGCAGTTGTTTATGCACCAGCATTCGGATTTAGATATAACAATGTAAGAGAAATGGCAGCAGCATATTGTAAAGCACCTTGTTCTGTATGTATAGAAACTGGTGTTGAATGGAGAGAAACTATGGCTAAAGAAAATGGTATAAGTGGAGCACTTGTAAACTATAACCGTAGTTGTAAACCTTGGAGTGGTGCAATGCCTGAAATAGAAAGAAGATGGAAAGAAGATTTAGGAATCCCAGTTGTTCACTTTGATGGAGACCAAGCTGATGAAAGAAACTTCTCAACAGAACAATATAATACAAGAGTACAAGGGCTTGTTGAAATAATGCAAGAAAGAAAAGAAGAAAAATTAGCAAAAGGTGAAGAAGTTTACACTAACTTTGAAAACACTAAAGAAACTGACTGGTCTAAAGAAACAATAAAACATTAA
- a CDS encoding 2-hydroxyacyl-CoA dehydratase subunit D, whose translation MAEIKELLEQFKYYAENPRKQLDKYLAEGKKAVGIFPYYAPEEIVYAGGMVPFGVWGGQGPIEKAKDYFPTFYYSLALRCLEMALDGTLDGLSASMVTTLDDTLRPFSQNYKVSAGRKIPMVFLNHGQHRKEEFGKKYNAKIFNNAKEELEKICDVKITDENLKKAFKVYNENREEKRKFIKLAAKHPQSIKASDRSNVLKSSYFMLKDEHTDLLRQLNQKLEALPEEQWDGVRVVTSGIITDNPGLLEVFDNYKVCVVADDVAHESRALKVDIDLSIEDPMLALADQFARMDEDPLLYDPDIIKRPKYVLDLVKENNADGCLLFMMNFNDTEEMEYPSLKQAFDEAKVPLIKMGYDQQMVDFGQVKTQLETFNELVQLSRF comes from the coding sequence ATGGCTGAAATTAAGGAATTGTTAGAACAATTTAAATACTATGCAGAAAATCCTAGAAAGCAATTGGATAAATATCTTGCTGAAGGTAAGAAAGCAGTCGGAATATTCCCTTATTATGCACCAGAAGAAATAGTTTATGCAGGTGGAATGGTTCCATTTGGTGTATGGGGAGGACAAGGACCTATTGAAAAAGCAAAGGATTATTTCCCTACTTTCTACTACTCATTGGCCTTAAGATGTTTAGAAATGGCTTTAGATGGAACTTTAGATGGTCTATCTGCATCAATGGTTACTACATTAGACGATACATTAAGACCATTTTCACAAAACTATAAAGTAAGTGCAGGAAGAAAAATACCTATGGTATTTTTAAATCATGGACAACATAGAAAAGAAGAATTTGGTAAAAAGTATAATGCAAAAATTTTCAATAATGCTAAAGAAGAATTAGAAAAAATTTGTGATGTAAAAATTACTGATGAAAACTTGAAAAAAGCATTTAAAGTTTATAATGAAAATAGAGAAGAAAAAAGAAAATTTATAAAACTTGCTGCTAAACACCCACAAAGTATAAAAGCATCTGATAGATCAAATGTCTTAAAGAGTTCATATTTTATGTTAAAAGATGAACATACAGATTTATTAAGACAATTAAATCAAAAATTAGAAGCTCTTCCAGAAGAACAATGGGATGGAGTAAGAGTTGTTACAAGTGGAATTATCACTGACAACCCAGGACTTTTAGAAGTATTTGATAACTATAAAGTATGTGTAGTTGCAGATGATGTGGCTCATGAATCAAGAGCATTGAAAGTTGATATAGATTTATCAATAGAAGATCCAATGTTAGCTCTTGCTGATCAATTTGCTCGTATGGATGAAGATCCTTTACTTTATGATCCTGATATTATTAAAAGACCAAAATATGTATTGGATTTAGTAAAAGAAAATAATGCAGATGGTTGCTTGTTATTTATGATGAATTTCAATGATACTGAAGAAATGGAATATCCATCATTAAAACAAGCATTTGATGAAGCAAAAGTTCCATTAATTAAAATGGGATATGATCAACAAATGGTGGACTTTGGACAAGTTAAGACTCAACTTGAAACATTTAATGAATTAGTACAATTAAGTAGATTCTAG
- a CDS encoding leucine-rich repeat domain-containing protein, which yields MDQNIWEYDDFIFKGDELKGMTQKGKDKVKVEGKTDLVIPELTPDGLPLKKIADNAFYRRGLTSVIIPSTVESIGYDAFGVCKLKEVKLPEALVNIEGFAFYRNKLTKVEFGSKVKRLEPSSFAMNELSELNLPETVEYIGASAFYKNSLETVSFPKSVTKIDMYAFRKNNIHKVEVANSVDLHKFAFETFTAVERF from the coding sequence ATGGATCAAAATATATGGGAATATGATGATTTTATTTTTAAAGGTGATGAACTAAAAGGAATGACTCAAAAAGGTAAGGATAAAGTAAAAGTTGAAGGTAAAACTGATTTAGTAATTCCTGAATTAACTCCTGATGGACTACCTTTAAAAAAGATTGCAGACAATGCTTTTTATAGAAGAGGATTAACTTCAGTAATAATTCCTAGTACAGTGGAAAGTATTGGTTATGATGCTTTTGGAGTTTGTAAATTAAAAGAAGTTAAATTACCAGAAGCATTAGTAAATATAGAAGGTTTTGCTTTTTATAGAAATAAATTGACTAAGGTTGAATTTGGAAGTAAAGTAAAGAGATTAGAACCAAGTTCATTTGCTATGAATGAACTTTCAGAATTAAATTTACCTGAAACTGTAGAATACATAGGAGCATCAGCTTTCTATAAAAATTCTTTAGAAACAGTAAGTTTTCCAAAATCTGTTACTAAAATAGATATGTATGCTTTTAGAAAGAATAATATCCATAAGGTAGAAGTAGCAAATTCTGTTGATTTACATAAATTTGCTTTTGAAACTTTTACAGCTGTTGAAAGATTTTAG
- the relB gene encoding type II toxin-antitoxin system RelB family antitoxin, whose translation MGTTATLRLDETEKAIIQDYASSKGMTMSEFVKRVVLDYIEDEYDLKIYKEYLKEKENGTLKTYSHKEVWGE comes from the coding sequence ATGGGAACAACAGCAACATTAAGATTAGATGAAACAGAAAAAGCAATTATACAAGATTATGCAAGTAGTAAAGGAATGACTATGTCTGAATTTGTGAAAAGAGTAGTTCTTGATTATATTGAAGATGAATATGATTTAAAAATTTATAAAGAATATTTAAAAGAAAAAGAAAATGGAACTTTAAAGACTTATTCACATAAAGAAGTTTGGGGAGAATAA
- a CDS encoding type II toxin-antitoxin system RelE family toxin, protein MKYDVEYSKTAMNTIKKMDSSTSKLIRTWIEKNLINTENPRIKGKALTGDLKGLWRYRIGDYRILAEIQDDKIVILILDIGHRSKIYL, encoded by the coding sequence ATGAAATATGATGTGGAATATTCTAAAACTGCTATGAATACCATAAAGAAAATGGATAGTTCAACTTCAAAGTTAATAAGAACTTGGATAGAAAAAAATTTAATAAATACAGAAAATCCTAGAATAAAAGGAAAAGCATTAACTGGTGATTTAAAAGGATTATGGCGTTATAGAATAGGAGATTATAGAATATTAGCTGAAATTCAAGATGATAAAATAGTTATCTTAATCTTAGATATAGGACATAGAAGTAAAATATATTTATAA
- a CDS encoding KdsC family phosphatase — translation MENIKILVLDVDGTLTNGKIYVDDKDNSFKAFNVKDGFALVNWLKLGGEVAILTGKKSNIVERRAEELGIKYVIQGSKNKTQDLKNLLDRLNITFENTAYMGDDLNDLGVMKNVGLTACPKDSVQEILEISNFISSKNGGDGAVREFLEYIMKNNGMWKKILEKYSNE, via the coding sequence ATGGAAAATATAAAAATTTTAGTTCTTGATGTTGATGGAACTCTAACAAATGGAAAAATCTATGTTGATGATAAAGATAACTCTTTTAAAGCCTTTAATGTAAAAGATGGTTTTGCTCTTGTAAATTGGTTAAAACTTGGGGGAGAAGTTGCCATATTAACAGGAAAAAAATCTAACATTGTAGAAAGAAGAGCTGAGGAGCTTGGAATAAAATATGTTATTCAAGGTTCTAAAAATAAAACACAGGATTTAAAAAATTTATTGGATAGATTGAACATAACTTTTGAGAACACAGCCTATATGGGGGATGATTTAAATGATTTAGGAGTTATGAAAAATGTAGGCTTAACCGCTTGCCCTAAGGATTCTGTACAGGAAATATTAGAAATCTCTAATTTTATTTCTTCTAAAAATGGTGGAGATGGTGCTGTAAGAGAATTTTTAGAGTATATCATGAAAAATAATGGAATGTGGAAAAAAATCTTAGAAAAATATTCTAATGAATGA
- the ruvC gene encoding crossover junction endodeoxyribonuclease RuvC: MRVIGIDPGTAIVGYGIIDYDKNKYSIVDYGVVLTSKDLSTEERLEIVYDEIDKILKKYKPEFMAIEDLFYFKNNKTVISVAQARGVILLAGKQNNIAMTSYTPLQVKIGITGYGKAEKKQIQQMVQKFLGLSEIPKPDDAADALAICITHINSLGSKLSFGRTNNLNKIVVPSGTNKISLEEYKNLLKK, encoded by the coding sequence ATGCGTGTTATAGGAATTGACCCAGGTACAGCAATAGTTGGATATGGAATTATAGATTATGATAAAAATAAATATTCAATAGTTGACTATGGAGTTGTACTCACTTCAAAAGATTTGAGTACAGAAGAAAGATTAGAGATTGTATATGATGAAATAGATAAAATTTTAAAGAAATATAAACCTGAATTTATGGCAATAGAAGATTTATTTTATTTTAAAAATAATAAGACTGTAATCTCTGTTGCTCAAGCAAGAGGTGTTATTTTACTTGCAGGAAAACAAAATAATATTGCTATGACAAGTTATACTCCACTTCAAGTTAAAATTGGAATTACAGGTTATGGTAAAGCTGAAAAAAAGCAAATACAACAGATGGTGCAAAAATTTTTAGGACTTTCTGAAATCCCTAAGCCTGATGATGCAGCTGATGCTTTGGCTATTTGTATTACCCATATAAATTCATTGGGTTCTAAATTAAGTTTTGGAAGAACAAATAATTTAAATAAAATAGTAGTTCCATCTGGTACAAATAAGATATCTCTTGAAGAATACAAAAATTTATTAAAGAAATAA
- a CDS encoding MgtC/SapB family protein, with the protein MPNILEMIDKFLNLKFAGELTVEVVCFRLLLAIILGGIVGYEREKNNRPAGFRTHILVCFGAAIVSMVQDQLRLNILDLARTEGTAVASVIKTDLGRLGAQVISGVGFLGAGSIMKEKGETIGGLTTAAGIWATACVGLGIGWGFYNIAIVAILFMIIIMVSLKRLESKFVRKSRLLKFEVKFFDTDDFANGLIEAYEIFRQKSIKISEIDKYQDEGIVTFTVSIKGRNNISDVVVSLSSIKNVEYVKDV; encoded by the coding sequence ATGCCTAATATACTTGAAATGATTGATAAATTTTTAAATTTAAAATTTGCTGGTGAATTAACAGTTGAAGTTGTCTGCTTTAGACTACTTTTAGCTATTATTCTTGGTGGAATTGTTGGTTATGAAAGAGAAAAAAACAATCGTCCTGCTGGATTTAGAACACATATTTTAGTGTGTTTTGGAGCTGCTATTGTATCTATGGTACAGGACCAATTAAGACTGAATATTCTTGATTTAGCTAGAACAGAAGGAACAGCTGTTGCCTCTGTGATAAAAACTGACTTAGGAAGACTTGGAGCTCAGGTAATAAGTGGAGTTGGTTTCTTAGGAGCAGGTAGTATAATGAAAGAAAAAGGTGAAACTATTGGAGGACTGACAACTGCTGCTGGAATTTGGGCAACTGCTTGTGTTGGTTTAGGAATAGGTTGGGGATTCTATAATATTGCCATTGTTGCAATATTATTTATGATAATAATTATGGTTTCTTTAAAAAGATTGGAATCTAAATTTGTTAGAAAATCTAGACTGTTAAAATTTGAAGTTAAATTTTTTGATACTGACGATTTCGCAAATGGACTTATAGAAGCCTATGAAATTTTTAGACAAAAATCTATAAAAATTTCTGAAATAGACAAATACCAAGATGAAGGTATAGTAACATTTACAGTGAGCATAAAAGGAAGAAATAATATCTCTGATGTTGTTGTTTCACTTTCATCAATTAAAAATGTTGAATATGTAAAGGATGTATAA
- a CDS encoding SDR family oxidoreductase: MKIFIVGGSSGIGLSLAKRYASLGNEVAICGTNEEKLKKIEECNKNIKIYKVDVRNKEELKSAIDDFSKGNLDLIINSAGIYTNNRTTKLTDKEAYAMIDINLTGVLNTFEAVRDVMFKNNRGHIAIISSVAGLLDYPKASVYARTKMTIMGVCETYRSFFRNYNINITTIVPGYIATDKLKSLSEEDITKKPTVLSEEESTNIIIKAIEEKKEKIIYPLSMKILISVIRKLPKKLLTYILMKQANWGKK; encoded by the coding sequence ATGAAAATTTTTATAGTTGGGGGGAGCTCTGGGATAGGTTTATCCCTTGCAAAAAGATATGCTAGTTTAGGAAATGAAGTAGCTATCTGTGGAACTAATGAAGAAAAATTAAAAAAAATTGAAGAATGTAACAAAAATATTAAAATATATAAAGTTGATGTTAGAAACAAAGAAGAATTAAAATCTGCCATAGATGATTTCTCTAAGGGAAATTTAGATTTGATTATAAATTCTGCTGGAATATACACTAACAACAGAACTACAAAGCTAACTGACAAAGAAGCCTATGCTATGATAGATATAAACTTAACAGGAGTTTTAAATACTTTTGAAGCAGTAAGAGATGTGATGTTTAAAAATAACAGAGGACACATTGCAATAATATCATCTGTTGCAGGTTTACTTGATTATCCAAAAGCTTCTGTCTATGCAAGAACTAAAATGACAATAATGGGAGTTTGTGAAACATATAGATCATTTTTTAGAAATTACAATATAAATATAACTACAATAGTACCTGGATACATAGCCACAGATAAACTAAAATCATTGAGTGAAGAAGACATTACAAAAAAGCCTACTGTACTTTCTGAGGAAGAATCTACAAACATAATAATAAAAGCTATTGAAGAAAAAAAAGAAAAAATAATATATCCATTAAGTATGAAAATTTTAATTTCAGTAATAAGAAAATTACCAAAAAAACTTTTAACTTATATTTTAATGAAACAAGCTAATTGGGGTAAAAAATAA
- a CDS encoding Crp/Fnr family transcriptional regulator produces the protein MISKEDIKHLEKIFPFWLDISQNDRAKIILSSRVLSLKENSIFFNSHELDGLLFLKSGKLRFFLSSLDARELPLYYLNNMEVEFFENFTDKTISTILDIAFIVEKNSEILLIPYSVLNLFRNKYSIMEKFLHNLTREKFSKSLLSLQNILLIPLKDRLLNFLYGLNRTEISLTHEEIAKNLGSSREVISRNLKVLEKENFLKINRKKIIILDRSGVL, from the coding sequence GTGATAAGTAAAGAGGATATAAAACATCTTGAAAAAATTTTTCCTTTTTGGTTAGATATTAGTCAAAATGACAGGGCTAAAATTATTCTTTCAAGTCGTGTGTTATCTTTGAAGGAAAATTCTATATTTTTTAATTCACATGAATTAGATGGTTTGTTATTTTTAAAATCAGGAAAACTTAGATTTTTCTTATCTTCACTAGATGCAAGAGAACTGCCACTTTATTATTTGAATAATATGGAAGTAGAATTTTTTGAAAATTTTACTGACAAGACAATATCAACAATTTTAGATATAGCTTTTATTGTTGAAAAAAATAGTGAAATACTTCTAATTCCATATTCAGTACTAAATCTTTTTAGGAATAAATATAGTATAATGGAAAAATTTTTGCATAATTTAACAAGAGAAAAATTTTCTAAATCTTTATTGTCATTACAGAATATTTTACTTATACCTCTTAAAGATAGGTTACTTAATTTTTTATATGGTTTAAATAGAACTGAAATATCTTTAACACATGAAGAAATAGCAAAAAACTTAGGCAGTTCAAGAGAGGTAATAAGCAGAAACTTAAAAGTTCTGGAGAAAGAAAATTTTTTAAAAATAAATAGAAAAAAAATTATTATATTAGATAGGAGTGGAGTATTATGA
- a CDS encoding gamma-glutamyl-gamma-aminobutyrate hydrolase family protein, whose amino-acid sequence MKKPIIGISASMIYEEKDELFLGDKYSCVAYSYVDAVYKSWGIPVTLPILKDVSAIREQVKLLDGLILSGGRDVDPHFYGEEPLEKLEAIFPERDVHEMALIRAAIDLKKPILAICRGMQILNVTYGGTLYQDISYAPGEHIKHCQVGSSYQATHSINIDKNSILFKMADKSEIERVNSFHHQALKQVAKGLKVVATAPDGIIEAVERENEDEVFVIGVQFHPEMMFDKSIFARAIFKRFINICIDSRPAEVLLKDEVHHTEEHKEKNIDEKIKEIEDEEKKEFFKGDL is encoded by the coding sequence ATGAAAAAACCAATTATTGGAATTTCAGCAAGTATGATATATGAAGAAAAAGATGAATTATTTTTAGGAGATAAATATTCTTGTGTTGCTTACTCTTATGTTGATGCAGTGTATAAGTCATGGGGAATTCCAGTTACTCTACCAATTTTAAAAGATGTTTCTGCAATAAGAGAACAAGTGAAATTATTAGATGGTTTAATTTTATCAGGTGGACGTGATGTTGATCCTCATTTTTATGGAGAGGAACCTTTGGAAAAATTAGAAGCTATTTTTCCTGAAAGAGATGTACATGAAATGGCTTTAATAAGAGCTGCTATTGATTTAAAAAAACCTATTCTTGCAATATGTCGTGGTATGCAAATACTTAATGTCACTTATGGTGGAACTTTATATCAAGATATTTCTTATGCTCCAGGAGAACATATTAAGCATTGTCAAGTAGGTTCATCTTATCAAGCAACTCATTCAATAAATATTGATAAAAATTCAATTTTATTTAAAATGGCAGATAAATCAGAAATTGAAAGAGTGAATTCTTTTCATCACCAAGCATTAAAGCAAGTAGCAAAAGGACTTAAAGTTGTTGCGACAGCTCCTGATGGAATAATTGAAGCAGTTGAAAGGGAAAATGAAGATGAGGTATTTGTAATAGGGGTACAATTTCACCCTGAAATGATGTTTGACAAGAGTATTTTTGCAAGGGCAATATTTAAAAGGTTTATTAATATTTGTATAGACAGTAGACCAGCAGAAGTACTTTTAAAAGATGAAGTTCATCATACAGAAGAACATAAAGAAAAAAATATAGATGAAAAAATAAAAGAAATAGAAGATGAAGAAAAAAAGGAATTTTTTAAAGGGGATTTATAA